A segment of the Streptomyces pactum genome:
CGGGGATGCCGGTTCCGGCAGCGCCACCACCGGCCCGTCCGGTGGAAACGGTGGTGGAAACGGCGGTGGAAACGGCGGCGACGAATGGGGCGGGAACGGCGGCCGCCAGGAGCAGGGCAGCTACCGGGGTGTCGTCACGGCCGACCGGCTCGCCCTGCGCACCTCGCCGAGCCGCGGCGGGGAGGTCATCCGGTACGCCCACCGGGGCGAGACCGTCCACATCTACTGCAAGACCCCCGGGGACAAGGTGAAGGGCAACCCCCTCTGGTACCTCCTCACGGACGGCACCTGGGCCTGGGGCCCGGCCCGCCACATCGACAACATCGGTCCCGCGCCGCGCTGGTGCTGATGCCAACGAACCCCACACCACACCATTTGGGTAAGTTCCGGACATGACCAAGGCCGGAACCGGAACCGGAATCACCGTGGCACAGGCGGACACGCCCGCTCCCGTCGCCCGTCTCCCCCGGCGCCGCGG
Coding sequences within it:
- a CDS encoding SH3 domain-containing protein, which encodes MSLLSARSTRSPLLRGLATAVAAGALATAVAVTPAVANDEWGGGDAGSGSATTGPSGGNGGGNGGGNGGDEWGGNGGRQEQGSYRGVVTADRLALRTSPSRGGEVIRYAHRGETVHIYCKTPGDKVKGNPLWYLLTDGTWAWGPARHIDNIGPAPRWC